One Phaseolus vulgaris cultivar G19833 chromosome 11, P. vulgaris v2.0, whole genome shotgun sequence genomic window carries:
- the LOC137838150 gene encoding uncharacterized protein: MTDLPIQKILQKPDVAGRMVRCAVELSEFHIQYEPRGSIKGQVYADFVAELSPGGVPQEMESGTQWMLSVDGSSNQQGSGAGIVLEGPNGVLIEQALRFAFKASNNQAEYEALIAGMLLAKEMGAQSLLAKSDSQLVTGQVTGEYQAKDP, translated from the coding sequence atgacggacCTCCCCATTCAGAAGATACTACAGAAGCCAgacgttgctgggaggatggttcgctgcgcagtggagctgtcagagtttcaTATCCAatatgagcccagaggatccatcaaagggcaggtctATGCAGATTTTGTTGCAGAGTTATCACCGGGAGGCGTCCCCCAGGAAATGGAGTCGGGGACACAGTGGATGTTGTCGGTAGATGGGTCCTCAAACCAACaggggagtggtgcgggaatagtcttggaggggcccaatggggtgttgatcgagcaagccctgcgtttcgccttcaaggcaagtaataatcaggcagagtatgaggcgctgattgctggaatgctcttggccaaggagatgggcgcacaaaGCCTCTTGGCGAAGAGTGATTCCCAGTTGGTTACAGGGCAGGTAACAGGGGAGTACCAAGCAAAGGATCCATAG